The genomic stretch GTCGAGATCGGGCTGCTTCATCAGCCAATGCGACATCCGCCGCAGCAGATCGAGATGCGGCCCACCGCCTTCATAGCCGCGCGCCCACAGCCAGATATGATCCGTCAGCAGCAGCGCGACGCGGCCTTCGCCGGAGCGCGACAGCAACAGCAGCGGCTTGCCGTCGGCGCCGGTCATGACCGGCGGGATGACGGAGTTACGCGTCTCCACCGTGCGGAAAAACCGACTCCAATGCGGCGGCTCGACGGCGGAGCCCTCGAGCCCGCGCGTGACGGGGTGACGCTTGCCGGCATCGCTCAGGTGCGCATAAAACGGCTTCTCGGTGACGCCGACCGGCTCGGCCGGAAGCACCGAATCCAGCGGCGTGCGCCAGATGCTGGTGGTCGAGGCATAGTCGGGACCGGCCGACACCAGCACGGCCCCGCCGGCACGCACATAGCGCGCGATATTCTCGAAATAGGGGATCGGCAGCACGCCCTGACGGGCGTAGCGGTCGAAGATGATCAACTGGAATTCGTTGATCTTCTGCTGGAACAATTCGCGGGTCGGAAACGCGATCAGCGACAGCTCGTTGATCGGCGTGCCGTCCTGTTTCTCCGGCGGGCGCAAAATGGTAAAATGCACCAGATCGACGCTGGCGTCCGACTTCAAAAGGTTGCGCCAGGTACGCTCGCCCGCATGCGGCTCGCCGGAGACCAGCAGTACCCGCAATTTATCGCGCACGCCGTCGATGGCGACCACCGCGCGGTTATTGACCAGCGTCAGCTCGTTCTCGAGCGGCGAGGCCTCGATCTCCACGATGTTCGGACCGGCATGCTTGATGTCGATCTCGATATTGGCGGTCTGGCCGCTTTGCAGGGTGCGCTCGTTGATCACCTCGCCATCGCGGCGGACCACGATCTTGGCGCGCTCGCCGGTGACGCCCTGATCGTCGAGCCGGTAGGTAATGGTCTGGGTCTGGCCGACGATGCCGAAACGCGGCGCGGCCGAGATCGCAATGCGCCGGTCCCGCTCGTCCTTGCGCCCCGTGATCAGCGCATGCACCGGCGCCTGGAAGCCGAGTGCCGAGGCATTGGCGGGAATATCGTGCACGCGGCCATCGGTAATCAGGAAAGCGCCGGCGACACGCTCGACGGGAACGTCCGACAGCGCCGATGACAGCGCGCCGAACAGTTTGGTGCCGTCGGTTTCGCCGTCGGCCTGCCCGGCCTCGACCACGCGGACTTCCAGTCCCTTGATCTTCTTGAGGCTGTCGACCAGGGCTTCCCGCGCCTTCGCGGTTTCCTGATTGCGCGTGCCGAAATTCTGGCTCGGACTCTTGTCGATCACCACGGCGGCGACCGACGACAACGGTTCGCGGTCCTCGCGGGTGAAGGAGGGATTGGCGAGCGCAAGCAATATCAGCGCCAGCGCCGTCACGCGTACGGCCGCACCGCGTGCGCGGCCGAGCAGCAACAGGGTTGCGATCACAAGGATGGCCGCCAGCGCGAGCCACAGCACAAGCGTGGGAACGAGGGGGGTGAACGCGATGCCGTATTGCATGCTCATTGTCCCAACCGCTCGATCAAAGCGGGCGCATGCACCTGGTCAGCCTTGTAGTTGCCGGTCAGCGTGTACATCACGATGTTGACGCCGGCGCGGAAGGCGAATTCGCGCTGGCGCGGCTCGCCCGGCGTCAGCGGCAGCATCGGCTGGCCATCGGGGCGGATCGCCCAGGCGCCGGCAAGGTCGTTCGAGGTGATGATGATCGGCGAGACGCCGTCGCCGCCGCGCGCCGGCCGCTGCGCGGCCTCGTCGTCATCCTCGCGCGGCAGGGCTTCGACCCAGGTCTGGCCCGAACTGAAGCGGCCCGGGAAATCGCGCAGCAGATAAAACGTCTTGGTCAGTACGTGTTCGCGCGGCACCGGCTCGAGTTCGGGGACGTCGAGCGAGGAAAGGATGTCGCGCAGCGTCTGCATGCCCGGCGTCTGCGCCGCGCCGTTGTCTCCAGGTGGCGCCTCGACGGCGTCGCGGGTGTCGAACACGACGGTGCCGCCCTGCTTCATATAGGCGTCGATGCGGTTGATGGCGTCCTGCGGCGGCTTCGGCGCCCCCGGTATCACCGGCCAGTAGATCAGCGGGAAGAATGCCAGCTCGTCATGAGCGGGATCGATGCCGACGGGATCGCCGGCTTCCAGCGCGGTGCGCTGCGCCAGGAACAGGGTCAGCCCGGACATGCCGGCCTTGACGATGGAATCGACGTCGGCATTGCCGGTGACGACATAGGCGAGGCGCGTCTGCGAGACCGCCTTGATGGCGAAGTCGTCGTTGTTGTCGGCGCGGCTCGGCGAGGGGCTCATCGCGGCCAGGACGAATGCGATGGTAAGTGCGGCCGGCGCCGCGCGACGCCGCAACAGCGCGGCGAGGCCGGCGCCAAGCATGGCAACCACGATCGCATCGATCAGGAACAGCGCCAGCGATGATGACAGCAATATCCCGCGCAGGTCGCGCGGCTCGGCGTTGGTGTAGCTGGCACGCTGTGCGCGCAGGGAAGAAGTATCCAGCGGCGCGATGCGATCGGCCGACGCCAGGGTGTTGACGGCGATCGGACCTTCGGCCGAACCATAGAACCCCGGCGGATGATCCGCGGTCGCGCGATCGCGATAATCCGCCGGCATCGGCTTTGCGGTCGAGGGCGGCGGGCCGAACGCACCAAAACCGTCGAGCGTGCGCAGCGGCGCCACCGTCTCCGCGGTCGCCTCGCTGGCGACGCCAGCACCCGGTTTCGACGTGTAGCCGGACATGTCGACCAGCCGCCGCAGCATCTCGACAAAACTGCCCGACATCGGCAAGTCAGACCAGCGCATGTCGGCGCCGACATGGAACAGGCTGACCACGCCCTTGCCGCGATGTTCGCCGGTCACCAGCGGCGTGCCGTCCTCCAGCGACGCCCAGCTCTTGGTCGCCAGCACCGCATCCGGTTCGGCCAAAACCTGCCGGCTGATGGTGACGTCCTTCGGTACAACAAGGCCTGCGAACGGCCCGTCCGCGGCAAACGAGGCCATATGCTGCGGCTTTTCCCAGGTCAGGCTGCCGCCCAGGCTGCGGCCGCCGCGGCGCAATTTCACCGGCACCAGATCGTCATCGGCCTGCGCCAGACGCGGGCCGGCGAACCGCACCAGCACGCCGCCTTGCTCGATCCATGCGTTGAGACGCTCGCGGATTTCCGGCGACAGGGTGCCGACATCCGCCAGCACGATCATCGGCAGCCGCTGATCCAGAAATTGCGCGATCACCTGCTGCGGCGCTCCGCGATCGGCAAGCCGCACATCGGCGAACGGCGACAGCGCGCGGGTGAGATAGAAGGTCGAGGCCAGCAGCGGCTGCGCGGTATCGGTGCTCGAGCCACTGACCACGCCGATGGCGCGCCGACGCCATCGCTTGTCGAGCAGTTGGACCGCGCCGGCGGAACGCTCGCCCGAGATTTCCAGCCGCGCAATGTCGTTGCGCAGTTCGACCGGAAGATCGAACGCCGCTTCGGTATCACGTTCCTGCGGTCCAAAGCTGTAACGGGCTTCCCCGATCGGCGAGCCCTTGGCGTCGATGGCGCGCACGATGCCGGCGGCAAGGCCGCCATCGGTGCGCAACACTTTTACGGTCATCTTCGCGGCGGCGTTTTCGGCGGCGACCAGGGCCAGCGCCGAGGGCGCGCCGCCCTCGAACACCGTCAGCGTACGGTCGCCGATGGTCTTGCCGAGATTTTCCAGAAACTCAGCGCCGCGCCCGGTATCGACGCCGTCGGCCAGCCACGCGATTTCGGCGTCGCCGGTGGCTTTGAGGAAGCGCTCGAGGGCCGGCAGCGTCTCGACGCGCTCGACCGAATAGGGTTTTGGCGAAAGCTGTCGCAGCGCCACCCGCGCGGTGCCGCCCGGCATCAACGTGATGTCGCGCGCTGGCTCCGACAGCGGGACCAGGGCTATGCCGCGCCGGTCGTTGTCGGCATTCGCGATCAATTCATCGGCGGCCTTGATCCGGATGTCCCAACTCGACGCCGCGCTCCAGCCGTCGTCGAGCAGGATCACCAGCGGTGCCTTGCTGCCGCCAGGTGCGGTCTGCGGATTCCAGATCGGGCCGGCGGCGGCGAGGATGATGAGTGCGGCAGCGGTCAGCCGCAACAGGGTCAGCCACCACGGCGTGCGCGACGGGGTTTCTTCCTTCGGCGCGATATCGAACAACAGCCGCGTCGGCGGGAACTCGATCCGCTTCGGCCGCGGCGGCATCACGCGCAACAGCCACCACAGCACCGGCAGGCTCAGCAGGCCCAGCAACAGCAGCGGTTCGGCAAAGGAGAGGGGGAGACCTGCGATCATGCGCCTCGCCCCACTTTGACGCTCGAGCGCACGCCGCCTTTGCTCACCATCATGCCGGAATGCAGGAACAGCAGCAGTTCGGCGGCGGAGCGGCTGGTGGTGTGGGTCGAGAACAGCCAGTCGAGCTTGTTGGTCTCGCTGCGGATCTCGTCGCGATGCAGGGCGACGCGCGCGACGTAGTCGCGCGCCCAGCTCTCGGCGCGGCCCGCGGTGATCTGGCTTCCATCTTCCGGTTCGACGAATTCGACGCGGCCGGAATACGGGAAAGTCTCTTCGGCGGGATCGACGACCTGGACCAGCGTGCCATGCGCGCCGGAGGCGGACAATCCGGCCAGCATGTTCCTGATCTCCGGCATCGGCGACCAGAAATCCGACAGCACCACGATTTCGGCCAGTGCAGACGGCACGAACGACGGCGGCAGGCTCGCACGCGTCGCATCGTCGTGCAGCATCGCCTGCGCCATCTTGTCGATCACGTTGCTGCTCGAGGTCGGGTTCATCAGGCCGGGGACGCCGACGCGTTCGCCGCCCGAGACCAGAAGCTCGGCCAGTGCGAAGGTGACGATCAGTCCGCGCTCCAGCTTGCTGGCGCGCGCTCCCTTGGAGGCAAACGCCATCGACGGCGAACGGTCCGGCCACAGCCACACGGTGTGCGCGGCCTCCCATTCCTGTTCGCGGACATAGAGATGATCGTCGCGCGCCGAGCGGCGCCAGTCGACGTTCTGCGACGGTTCGCCCGAGACAAAGCGGCGGTACTGCCAGAAACTTTCGCCGGCGCCGGCGCGCCGCCTGCCATGCAGGCCGTGAATGACGTTGGCGGCGATGCGGCGGGCTTCAAGCACAAGGCGCGGCAGCGATGCGGCGAGCGTTCGGCTTTCGCCATCGGCACGTCGGATTGCTGTGATCTCCTCGCCCAGGTGCCTGCTCTCTGCGGCCATCAACCAATCCGCGCCTTCAATTGCCTGATCACGTCGGGAATTGTGCGGCCCTCCGCACGCGCCGAGAATGTCAGCGCCATGCGGTGCTTGAGAACGGGTTCGGCGAGATCGAGCACGTCGTCGATCGAGGGCGCGAGCCGGCCATCGAGCAGCGCGCGGGCGCGGACCGCCAGCATCAGCGACTGGCTGGCGCGCGGACCCGGGCCCCAGGCGATCAGCTTCTCGCCGCCGTCGGGATTGGGGCGCGCGGCGCGCACCAGCGAAAGGATCGCCTCGACGACGCTGTCGCCGACCGGCAGGCGCCGCACCAGCCGCTGCGCGGCAATCAGGATCTCCGCATTCATCGAGGCTTTCGCCAGCGTCTCATCCGCGCCGGTGGTCTCGAACAGGATGCGCCGTTCGGCGTCGCGATCGGGATAATCGACGTCGATCTCCATCAGGAAACGATCGAGCTGCGCTTCCGGCAGCGGATAGGTGCCTTCCTGCTCCAGCGGGTTTTGGGTCGCGAGCACGTGGAACGGCTTGGGCAGATCGTGGCGCGCGCCAGCCACGGTGATGTGCTGCTCCTGCATCGCCTGCAGCAGCGCCGACTGGGTGCGCGGACTGGCGCGGTTGATTTCGTCGGCCATCAGCAGTTGTGCGAATACGGGACCGGCGATGAAGCGGAACGACCGTTTGCCGGTGCTGCTCTCGTCCAGCACCTCGGCGCCCAGAATATCCGACGGCATCAGGTCCGGCGTGAACTGGATGCGCTTGGCGTCGAGGCCCAGCGTGATGCCGAGCGTTTCGACCAGCTTGGTCTTGGCCAGACCGGGAACCCCGATCAGCAAGGCGTGACCGCCGGACAGGATCGTCACCAGGGTGTTTTCGATCACCCGATCCTGACCGAAGATCACGGTGGAGATCGCCTCCTTCGCAGCACGGATTTGACCGGAGACCTGTTCGGCCGAACGGACGATTCCGTCTTCCAGTTTCTCGACACTGTCTGCGCCAGGCATTTCGTTCTCCTTGCCAGATCCTGCGATGACGCTGCTCGATACCGGCGTCGTCATGCCATGAACCTCATGCTAAGCCGATGCAAAGGCCATGTATTCGTTGAATTAGACTATCCCCACATTATCGGTATTTAGGGGTATGAACGGCATCACGAAGTGGCGAGAATGTTGTCCCGCTCACATCTTCGAGTACGTGCACCAATCGTGCCAGATTGAGGCTAGCAAATCTTAAGGCAAACAATGGCGAACGAAGGGCAGACCGGCCAAACCCGTGAAACCACGGGCCTTGAAAGCACGGGTCTCGAAGGCCTCACTGCTGCGGCCAGCAATGCCGCGAAAGCCAACCCTGCCGGCGCAAAGGGATTACCCCCGGTGCACCTGTGGAATCCGCCGTTCTGCGGCGATCTCGACATGCGAATCGCCGGCGACGGTACGTGGTTCTACATGGGCACGCCAATCGGCCGGCCGGCGCTGGTCCGGCTGTTTTCGACCATTCTCAAGCGCGAGGACGGCAAGCACTTTCTCGTGACCCCGGTGGAGAAGGTCGGCATCCGCGTCGACGATGCGCCGTTCCTGGCCGTCGAGATGCAGACCGAA from Bradyrhizobium sp. Ash2021 encodes the following:
- a CDS encoding DUF4159 domain-containing protein, whose protein sequence is MAGLPLSFAEPLLLLGLLSLPVLWWLLRVMPPRPKRIEFPPTRLLFDIAPKEETPSRTPWWLTLLRLTAAALIILAAAGPIWNPQTAPGGSKAPLVILLDDGWSAASSWDIRIKAADELIANADNDRRGIALVPLSEPARDITLMPGGTARVALRQLSPKPYSVERVETLPALERFLKATGDAEIAWLADGVDTGRGAEFLENLGKTIGDRTLTVFEGGAPSALALVAAENAAAKMTVKVLRTDGGLAAGIVRAIDAKGSPIGEARYSFGPQERDTEAAFDLPVELRNDIARLEISGERSAGAVQLLDKRWRRRAIGVVSGSSTDTAQPLLASTFYLTRALSPFADVRLADRGAPQQVIAQFLDQRLPMIVLADVGTLSPEIRERLNAWIEQGGVLVRFAGPRLAQADDDLVPVKLRRGGRSLGGSLTWEKPQHMASFAADGPFAGLVVPKDVTISRQVLAEPDAVLATKSWASLEDGTPLVTGEHRGKGVVSLFHVGADMRWSDLPMSGSFVEMLRRLVDMSGYTSKPGAGVASEATAETVAPLRTLDGFGAFGPPPSTAKPMPADYRDRATADHPPGFYGSAEGPIAVNTLASADRIAPLDTSSLRAQRASYTNAEPRDLRGILLSSSLALFLIDAIVVAMLGAGLAALLRRRAAPAALTIAFVLAAMSPSPSRADNNDDFAIKAVSQTRLAYVVTGNADVDSIVKAGMSGLTLFLAQRTALEAGDPVGIDPAHDELAFFPLIYWPVIPGAPKPPQDAINRIDAYMKQGGTVVFDTRDAVEAPPGDNGAAQTPGMQTLRDILSSLDVPELEPVPREHVLTKTFYLLRDFPGRFSSGQTWVEALPREDDDEAAQRPARGGDGVSPIIITSNDLAGAWAIRPDGQPMLPLTPGEPRQREFAFRAGVNIVMYTLTGNYKADQVHAPALIERLGQ
- a CDS encoding MoxR family ATPase, with amino-acid sequence MPGADSVEKLEDGIVRSAEQVSGQIRAAKEAISTVIFGQDRVIENTLVTILSGGHALLIGVPGLAKTKLVETLGITLGLDAKRIQFTPDLMPSDILGAEVLDESSTGKRSFRFIAGPVFAQLLMADEINRASPRTQSALLQAMQEQHITVAGARHDLPKPFHVLATQNPLEQEGTYPLPEAQLDRFLMEIDVDYPDRDAERRILFETTGADETLAKASMNAEILIAAQRLVRRLPVGDSVVEAILSLVRAARPNPDGGEKLIAWGPGPRASQSLMLAVRARALLDGRLAPSIDDVLDLAEPVLKHRMALTFSARAEGRTIPDVIRQLKARIG
- a CDS encoding DUF58 domain-containing protein encodes the protein MAAESRHLGEEITAIRRADGESRTLAASLPRLVLEARRIAANVIHGLHGRRRAGAGESFWQYRRFVSGEPSQNVDWRRSARDDHLYVREQEWEAAHTVWLWPDRSPSMAFASKGARASKLERGLIVTFALAELLVSGGERVGVPGLMNPTSSSNVIDKMAQAMLHDDATRASLPPSFVPSALAEIVVLSDFWSPMPEIRNMLAGLSASGAHGTLVQVVDPAEETFPYSGRVEFVEPEDGSQITAGRAESWARDYVARVALHRDEIRSETNKLDWLFSTHTTSRSAAELLLFLHSGMMVSKGGVRSSVKVGRGA
- a CDS encoding DUF1285 domain-containing protein, producing MANEGQTGQTRETTGLESTGLEGLTAAASNAAKANPAGAKGLPPVHLWNPPFCGDLDMRIAGDGTWFYMGTPIGRPALVRLFSTILKREDGKHFLVTPVEKVGIRVDDAPFLAVEMQTEADERGRLLRFRTNVDDWVGCDGGHRLRFEMAADGGLTPYLHVRADLWAKVTRAIYYDLVDMGEERVVDGQPMFGIESGGEFFAMADAKQVRDAL